A segment of the Zingiber officinale cultivar Zhangliang chromosome 8B, Zo_v1.1, whole genome shotgun sequence genome:
TGAGAAAGTAACAACAATGGATCAATTCCTTTAGGTAGCTAAGTCAAAGGGACCACATTAAGattaaaagattatatttatgagGCCAATTCTAATGCAGATGAATTGCTATGAGCCAGTATAGGTGCAAATCATCAAGGTTTTTCTTTTATGTATAGAGAGactattaaaattcaaattttcaattatatactCTTTTAACTTTGGCATCACGGTAAAATTGTTGTCGTGTGACTCGATGGTCACGAGTTCAAATCACATAAACAATCTCTTGCAATGCAGGATAAGGTTGCATACGACAAATCCTTTCTAAGACGGGaatttcgtgcaccgggctgcacTTTTATACTCTTTAGCCCATCAAACTCCAAATTACAAAtatacaaaattaaaccaaatttctCAAAATGATTGTACCCATTACCAATTGCAGTCAGAAATGAAACTTCATAAcgcaatttctttgaaaaataagaTTCATACACACTAAATCCTGATGCCTGTGTTAAGCTAGTAGTCCATGCATTAACTATATGAATATGATATAAGCACATTAAGCACATTTGAGAAATAGACTAGTGCTATTGACATGGTGTTTTTCTTTCACATAATTTAAACATCATTTTGCTGGTGCAAATAATACTAATTTGAACTAAGAATCACCTGGTTAAAATAGGGCCAGGTCTCCATATTCTGGGCTCGTAAAGTGTCGACATTTATTGCTTGATAGATCTTTCCATTGGGTCGTAGAAACTTTGGTCTCTGAGAGAATTCATTGTTAGTGTTTACATAACTTTTTAAAGTAGCATGACAAACTTTCAGATAAACAGAGGAAAAAACAACACAGAACATCTACTATAACAAATTCTTAATTATCAGGGAAATGTGTGAGACTTGATGCTTTTAGAAAAAGAAACTAAAGAAGTATGAGGGAAGAAGTTGATATTCATTATTCCATATCAGGatacatgcttatatatttttaCAGATTGTGTGAAAGCATTGTTATGGTGTTAAAGCATTAACTAAAGTGCTGCTATAGGTTAGCATTAGCGTGGCTACTGGCAGGGGTGGCTAATTACAATGGATTGGCAAATGGCAGTATGGTGACTACTACTCTATTAGGGGGGCTAACAAAATATTTACTAAGTGCAAAAGTGCATACAAGACCCATAAGCATATATTAGCATTAAGGGAAAATTACTGAAATGTGACAAATGCGATATAAATGTCAAAGAACAGAGGAGTCCTAACAGATTAAAGAACTGAGAGTAACTAGGGGCAACCTTACGAGAGGGAAGTATCTCACAAATGGAAATAAAATCTCGGCATGAACCATCTACCTGGACTTTCAATATTGATCTAGAAGTTGTATATATAAGCTCCCATTTTCCATTTAATAAATCTGATTTGAGAGGCTCCTTAATAGCGTTTACTGCTTCAAGCTCACGCGCAATCTGACCATCGCAAACAGAAAGAGTTCAGTAAGTTAAAGGTAGTGCATCTTACATCTTCATCGAACTATCTAAATGAAACAATAAAGGCCTCCAATTTAACAAACAATAGGGGACTATAAGAAGCCAGATGGGGTAAACAGTCACATGGTGTTCTATCATCTAGGGCTCTGCAATAATCTTAAGCCTTATTGTCCTTCCTCTTAAGCATAAGTGTCAAAAGAGAAGGATCCAAATTACGCCAAGCTACTTGTTCGAAACGCAAATTGTCGCAGAAAGCTCCACGCCACGACTATTTCCTGATGCAGCGAGTAGGGTAATTCAACTTCAAGACGAAGACGAAACCTGATCGATCCTCTCTTTGTCTTCGTCAGTGGCTTCAGCGCCTCGATCGATGGGAGCGATTTCCGCAAGAAGCTCCTCCTTTATCTCTTCTCGTGACCTAGCCTTCTTCTTGATGAACGAGGGGAAGAAGGAGACGCCCGTCCTCCATCTCAACGAAGCGGCGCTGGAGAACTCGAGCGGAGCGGCGACGCCCGTCTCCTTGAACCTCCTCGAAGAAAGTGGAGAAGGAAGCTGCTGGTGGGGCAGGCAGAGGCTTCTCGGGGAAGGAACATAGGCAGAGGGAGGAGCAAGTGGGAGCGAAGTAAGCGCCATGGCTACGAGCAGAAGAGCCTGTGGCGCTACGTACGGCCGAGCACGCCGGATAAACGAGTTGTTATTTTTCCAATATCAATCGAAGAACAATAATTATTCTTATATTAATTATATGAAATTTAGAAAAATGTTGAATCAGGTTAAAATATCTGAAAAAAATTCTCTATAATATAtcataatttaaaaattgaattatgaGATCAACCCATAGATGCCTTTAAAATTTAGAGAAATGATACACTTAGTGAAAAAAAAAACGAAATGCTCAGGGAATGACTTA
Coding sequences within it:
- the LOC122017738 gene encoding probable plastid-lipid-associated protein 4, chloroplastic isoform X2, translating into MALTSLPLAPPSAYVPSPRSLCLPHQQLPSPLSSRRFKETGVAAPLEFSSAASLRWRTGVSFFPSFIKKKARSREEIKEELLAEIAPIDRGAEATDEDKERIDQRPKFLRPNGKIYQAINVDTLRAQNMETWPYFNQVTANLIPLNARRVKAQWDTFKILGLIPIKAPGTNRGELDITYLDEEIRISRGYKGNLFILKMVDRSYRVPL
- the LOC122017738 gene encoding probable plastid-lipid-associated protein 4, chloroplastic isoform X1 — translated: MALTSLPLAPPSAYVPSPRSLCLPHQQLPSPLSSRRFKETGVAAPLEFSSAASLRWRTGVSFFPSFIKKKARSREEIKEELLAEIAPIDRGAEATDEDKERIDQIARELEAVNAIKEPLKSDLLNGKWELIYTTSRSILKVQRPKFLRPNGKIYQAINVDTLRAQNMETWPYFNQVTANLIPLNARRVKAQWDTFKILGLIPIKAPGTNRGELDITYLDEEIRISRGYKGNLFILKMVDRSYRVPL